A genomic segment from Zerene cesonia ecotype Mississippi chromosome 5, Zerene_cesonia_1.1, whole genome shotgun sequence encodes:
- the LOC119840301 gene encoding cyclin-dependent kinase 5 activator 1, which produces MRAPSGQTCAGLMGTVLSFSPRERRPPAAAPPPDRAALAYSYERLNNAKNRENRDLTREERRATLDDAAKIISEKTALEKNLKKHSLFINALSWKRFSTANNNKKKLECKSKSVTTFRAPLTDNVPLDRNKNVSVGGAIYARAPVAPLPPATEVARTNALNNNVCYTEKLPTTAVGTAPIVAPRKTVIQASTSELLKCLGMFLHSRCHRLRDFQAGDAVMWLRTVDRSLLLQGWQDVAFINPANVVFVYMLVRELVDGERIARPQELQAVVLTCLYLSYSYMGNEISYPLKPFLVEDSKDKFWDRCLLIVDRLSFNMLRINSEPGFFTEVFTELKACGAIESPPPAPPHPAPAPPHALSAA; this is translated from the exons ATGCGGGCACCTAGCGGACAAACGTGCGCGGGCCTGATGGGCACCGTGCTGAGCTTCAGCCCGCGAGAGCGGCGAccgcccgccgccgccccGCCGCCGGACCGCGCCGCACTCGCCTACTCCTACGAACGCCTCAACAACGCCAAGAACAGGGAGAACCGCGACCTCACCCGCGAAGAACGACGCGCCACCCTCGACGATGCCGCCAAAATCATCTCCGAGAAAACGGCCCTCGAGAAGAACCTCAAAAAGCACTCGCTGTTCATCAATGCGCTGTCGTGGAAGAGGTTCTCGACGGCCAACAACAACAAGAAGAAGCTCGAATGTAAGAGCAAAAGCGTGACGACGTTCAGAGCGCCGCTCACGGATAATGTACCGCTCGatagaaacaaaaatgttagCGTGGGGGGAGCGATATACGCTCGGGCCCCGGTCGCGCCGCTGCCCCCTGCTACGGAGGTGGCGCGGACTAACGCGCTTAACAATAATGTGTGTTACACGGAGAAGTTGCCGACAACGGCGGTTGGGACTGCCCCGATAGTAGCGCCCAGGAAGACAGTGATCCAGGCGTCCACGTCAGAACTCCTGAAATGTTTGGGCATGTTCTTGCACTCCCGCTGCCACCGCTTGCGCGACTTTCAAGCTGGCGACGCGGTCATGTGGCTGCGGACGGTGGACAGGTCGCTGCTACTACAGGGATGGCAG GACGTTGCGTTCATCAATCCAGCCAACGTGGTCTTCGTATACATGCTGGTCAGAGAGCTGGTGGACGGGGAGAGGATAGCGCGACCGCAGGAGCTCCAAGCGGTCGTCCTCACATGCCTCTACCTCTCGTACTCCTACATGGGCAACGAGATCTCGTACCCACTCAAACCTTTCTTAGTCGAAGACTCAAAAGACAAATTCTGGGATCGTTGCCTTTTAATCGTCGATAGACTGTCCTTTAACATGTTAAGAATTAATTCCGAGCCTGGTTTCTTTACTGAGGTGTTCACGGAGCTGAAGGCGTGTGGGGCGATCGAGAGCCCTCCACCGGCGCCGCCGCACCCCGCGCCGGCCCCCCCTCACGCCCTCAGTGCCGCCTGA
- the LOC119840103 gene encoding eukaryotic translation initiation factor 4E-binding protein 3-like, producing MSASPIARQATHSQAIPTRRVQISDPAQMPDVYSSTPGGTIYSTTPGGTRIVYERSFMMSLSQSPISRTPPKCALPAAMLKNPNSGPILQTQKARSNSISFDESQETFSMDL from the exons atgtctgCATCACCGATAGCGCGGCAAGCTACCCACAGCCAAGCCATCCCGACACGGCGCGTCCAGATTTCCGATCCAGCGCAGATGCCCGATGTCTATTCCAGTACACCTGGAGGCACAATTTATTCGACAACACCAGgag GTACAAGGATTGTATACGAAAGGTCATTTATGATGTCCTTAAGCCAGTCACCTATTTCCAGGACACCGCCCAAATGCGCTTTACCAGCTGCGATGTTAAAGAATCCCAACTCGGGTCCCATTCTGCAGACGCAGAAGGCACGCTCGAATTCCATCTCCTTCGATGAGTCACAAGAAACATTCTCTATGGATCTCTAA